The Dreissena polymorpha isolate Duluth1 chromosome 8, UMN_Dpol_1.0, whole genome shotgun sequence genome includes the window GGTTAGTTTTAATATTTGGAATTATTTTCACGGTTAAACGTTAACATTAACTGGCGTCTGTCATTTAAATTCAATGATTGCATAGATGATGGGTTAAAATGTCATTATTCTTAAAAAGCgttcaacataaaaataataagcaCGTTTGAAATGCGTTTCAATCATGAAAGTTACCAAATACACGTATACTTATTTATTAAcataactgtttattttttttttaactaattatTGTATGTGATTTGCGTTCGCCAGCaatgcaaatataaaacaaacaatcgTGGGCGTTCCATGTAAGCGTTAAGTGCCAATTCTTGAAAACCGACATGCTTTATGAAATACTTACTCATATGTTATGCCTTATGCTACCAAATATTGAGATAATCTGTATATACTTCATTACACGTAAGCTGCAAACTATGCTAATTACATCGCATGTTGCTCACTAAGCTGTAAAATTGACTAGGTGGAAGTCGATTGGACATATACGATTTAGATTTATAGGGTAAATTCAATCATACTTAAGGCACATACAACGCTGCATTTCAACTTCATTACCCGATTCTCAGAATCCTCCGAGAAACGACAAGGGTAAGTCTTTATTTTGACCGGTTTACCTCTTCATAAaggatatttattatataatgataGTATCAGCTAGTGTGAAATGTTTAAGATATCATTCTGTATCATAGTTGTAACTCATTAAAATATGTCCTACTTAatattagaaaataatgtgaacacATTTACAAAGACAGGTTTGAAAGTTCGTTTTAAcactatattttgttattttttttgcaactaattttatatttttcatatgtCTAAAAGTTCTAATATAATGATTAGTACTATGGGCAAGTAATGAAAATGCAATCGATGTTTAAGTTTGTTTCTTTAAACAAGATTGATGTAATATattgaacaaaaacacaaaatcgTATGCACGATTTAGCTAGGCAATACTATCGAAAAGTTTTTTCCCAGTACATCATCACAGCGTTGTAAAGTAAAACCATATCATTACAAACATTATAATCTGAAATATGTTTACGATACTGTTGTTTTTAAAAGGTGTGATATTTCGTTGCAAAGATCGTGTATAAAAGACAACCGTTAAAGACTTCAAACCACATTTTAATCAACTCGTTCATGAAAGTCGCTGTTTTTTTCTGATCTCGTGTATGGAATAAGGTACGAAACGATAAAACGTCGGATCCAATAGGCgatataaaattttatttaaggATGATACAAATGACGTGATTCTTATTGTTTTCACCTTTGACCTGAAGTCGTTGGGGATGGCTTTTTTTAAATACGTTTTTTTCTAACGAAAAGTGTTCAAGCGACTCATTTTGTGCTCGTGCTCATGTTACACATTTAACAAAGGATATTTACAAATCTAAAACAGTTGAAGTAAAACAATTACGTATACTTTTTATTCCAACGATTTCGGAGAACAGTACACGAGTTATTTTTACGACTGTTAAAGTAAGTGTTTATAATATCTCGCGTGCGATACGCTGATTTCCGTATTACGAAGCAATTGCAAATATTCTGTTctttaaattatcaatataacATTTGAGTAGTGTTTGGACTTATCCTTCTTTCAATTACTACCGGAGTTATGCTATTTGTATAACCAACATTAGAGCATAAATACTATTTTCGGAAATCATCTTTAATGGTTGAAGTAGTGGCTGTAATATGCGATACACAGACGCCCGCGGGAACCGGTGCCTCGCCTGAAATAAAACATTAGGTCTGATATATCAAGTACACGTCATCGAGATAAGTTGGATTACGTGTTTAACTCTAAtcgaaataataataaatgtacgCAGTAATATTTGAAACAATCACGTGGCTATTGTTTCAAAGCAATAGCCAGTTTCGTAGGCGGAACCGGATgatatatgttttcattatttatataaacaagataattgcttaatatttttcatggaaCCTGACCATTCTATGACTATCCAATAGTATCcaacatttataaacattgtGACGATAGTGAAGATATATACGTTTATAATCTTTTCTTTAACGGTCTTACCGAAATACGTATCAACATAtatctttaagatattttatagATATCAACATGCAGAACGagtaatatttgattttttaatcaaaagtTCATAAAAATGAATTTAGAAAAACAATCATTTTGTAAACAGTCAAATATTTGTCCATTTCAAGTAATTAATATATCGTCAAAGGACGTTCATATCATCAACACCCATAGGTTAAAATAGTCCAACTAAATAGATCCATACAGCGACGTCAACAAAAGCTCGTCTTTAGGGGTTAATTCACTCACTAAATATATCCCACCACATCCGCAGCCCAAGTCTATATGGACTGTGTACGCTTCGGTATAAGTGTACGATTATAAGATAAAAAACTCACATTCATTATTGGTAATGAATATTTAAGCGGACTTTCAGAACatcgtttgttttaaaataaaagcgTCGGACTTACGATTCAGCTTGCAACACACAAGTTAAAAGCCACATCAAGAAGTTTTTTTAAAGTTGGTTCAGTCCTTAAAAAAGTGTCAATTTCAGGAATTTATAGTAAGCATCGTCCGACATTGTCTGTCCTTGTTTCAGTTACAGtgttatatgaaaaaaaatgaaaaaaaaataaagaagtaaaagcaTATATACCATATAGTGATTATAATTAGTATTAAAACATGCAATGCCATTGAAAACAATCTTGTTTAGCAGTCATTATTTCCACTGTGGCAATGTACACCCTGCGAAGAGTTTTTGAAGGCAGTGAAAAAATGGATCTAActatgttaacaattaaaataagcgATATATGTTTTCGATTTATTGGGCGATGAACAAAATTTATTCAATAAAGATCTATAAGGTGCTCGTTGACTggttttaaaatattatgctaaGACTGGTTGGTTATAAATCCTAATGCCGTAAGCAGATCACAAGGTCAATACTTAACTTGTTTTCTACTTGTCAATGTAGGTAATACGATGTTCTCAGCGCTACTTGTTTTCCTTGCGTCATGTTGCGGCGCAGCGATGAGTCAGTGGAATCCATACGGGAACTGGAACTCGTATCGGCCAGTTAAACCACCGATAAATCAGTACAACAGCTGGCCACCGAAACCAAACCAACCACAACAACCACAGCAGCCACAACAACCACCACAGCCTCCTCGTTATCCTCAACCATCATATCCGGCATATCCTCCACAGCAATCATATCCGGCATATCCTCCAAAACAATCATATCCGACATATCCTCCAAAACAATCATATCCGGCATATCCTCCAAAACAATCATATCCGACAAACCCCCCGTATAATCCTTGTGACGCTGTGTATTGCCGTCCGATCTATTGCAATTATGGACAATACACACCTCAAGGCGAATGCTGTCCGCAGTGCAACCCAGGTATTGACATGTTTACTATATTAGCTTGTAATCTTAAATATATCTATGAGTGGTTGTATCGTTACGGAGAAAGTGTCGAAATATGACACATTCTAGGTAAACAACTGATGTTTGATGTCGAATGATGTTGTACTTATAAGCAGTATGTTCGGAAGCTGGATTAATTCGAGTGTTGTACTCTTGCTTAACTCCAACTTAACGTTAGGTCGGACGAGAGCGCGATCATTCTTTCGACACGCGTCAACCTTTACCATCAATATGGTACATAGCTTATGAAAATGGACCgtcatttaggcacttaatgggTTGAAAATGTTGATGTAGATGAGTTTCCTGCGTCAAaagatacctaccttgttcatatatattatatcagatggGTTTCTTCAAAGTGATAACAAATGTTGTTGAATGGCAAATTGATAGTGTTTTAGTGATATGGCCACGCGCCAAACAATTGTGTTTGCAAAAAATAGATAACTTCGATGAACTGTGTATTGCACCCTTTATTCAAATTTCAAACAACCCTTATTGCTTTTGATATATGTGTGCATAGGATAAAACATTAGGTCGGCTAACTACTTACAATTACTTATATCTCGGGCTTTGTCATACTATCGATTATAAGTGTTTTAAAATACCCATGTTTTAATTGATTGCATGAATTAGTTTTCATGGTGATTGTATCATTATTCTTAATATTGCcaaacaaaataatgtatgtCCACATGGAGCCTTAGTAATCCCATATTAAGCTAAACCGTGTATTTTTGTAGGCACCTATTTGCCAGAAAAGTGTAAGTATAATGTTGTGTTTACCTTTAATTAATGCATTTACTCTTATGTTTAATTCCAGTAATATTACAGAAACcataaaattatttaatgttaaatgtgTCCATTTAAACAAGTTGGTAGTGTATGATTACTTCACTCACAGTACTTTGTTGTCTCAGTTCTTAAGCTATGTTTATAGACGTTATACATACTATTGAATTTACTTGTGTGAATAAGTTGTATATTATAATTTAAGGGAGCTGGAAGGGGAATAATGTCGTCGGCGACCAAGAAAAATACGTTGGGGAAGGTAATAACGTTGGCGAGCAAAGGAATGATGTGGACGGGAATGAGAATATCGTTGGCGGGCAAAGTAATGCCGTGGGCGGGAAGGGAAATGACGTTGGTGAGCAAAAGAATGCCGTTGGTGGGTCAGGGAATACCGTGGGATGGCAAGGGAATAACGTGGGCGGGTAAACTCCTTGAAGTACAGATAAAATGGATTCCATTTGGGAACGATACGTACTTAACATGATTTCCTTgttgtcaatactaaataaatattaatcaGCAACCTGTACCATTATTTATGGCATTCGTGTGATATACACAAGCAATTATctaaaataaagcaaatatatGCACGCATGTTgaatataaaaaatgtgtttatgttataagACAATTATTCCATAATTTTACATACGTATTATCTATGAAAATAAAGATGACGAATGCTGGCGGGTGCACATGGACGATCTATTGTTTATACGTATGTACACGATTACGAATTTTATTGCAAGTGTCAAATACGTGTTATACTTATTCCAGCGTATGTGATGCTTATCTATATGCAATTATTCGTTATATAATAActgtttaataaaacaaaacacgatcGCAAccaataatgttttcaaactatgatttattgtttatttaaccatttattttgtttaatgctGAATACGGGGTCtgcataatttgaaaataatgacagacagacagacagattttttattcgagacttatacaaagtacatcgtctatatatatatatatatatatatatatatatatatatatatatatatatatatatatatatatatatatatatatatatatatatacaatcgcacatatatattgtcacgtgattttatacaaaaaattaataagcagaaaaaaatatgttagataaaaaacaaacaaaacaaacacagaaAGCGAAACtcgtgttttaaaaaaagaaagaatgtTACAAATGCAGTCGGTAGTATATTACACACATTATATGTATACAGGAGAtaaatatatatagacatatCATTTATCAGTCTTGATCATATAGAAAGCGCGATTTAGACAAACAGTGACAGATAAATTAGTTCCATTGTATCCACcgtttttaaaatattcaaatatttataaacagatggtttgatataatagttgttttgatgtatttttttttctaaaatcattatacatagggcatacacaaacaaaatgatattcatcctcaatgtcATTTTAAACACAGACCATTCAGTATCTTACAGATATTTCCTCTACATTTCTAGCGTATCTACccgtttgaattctcaaagggtgTACAGATAAACGTAATCTACTAACATATGCTCTTAATGATTTAGGtaaaatatttagatatggttcaTATACTACAGATGCTTTAAACTGCCTATACATATTCAGCATAGAGCTATCGTTCACAGCATTGCatcatttaagtttaaaagagacaacaattctacatttaaatacaaacaaaaaagatttCATATCAAAAGCATGCACATTTTCGAATACATCTGAAAAACCataatcatttaacatctttttaacattatatacccAATGTGTGCAACCCTTTTCACAATATCTAACGGCTtcgttgtatacatattttaaaatgatgctGTCACTTGACCGCAGCTTAAACCTATATTTCAGAATACGTACATATCTCTGTATGTAAAGCGGATATCTCCCAAGTTCGCCATACAccatattattacatgtattaagtctAACTTTTAATAGACGTTTTAAGAATTTAAGATGCAACCTTTCTATTTCTTTTGACTTAGTATATCCCCAAACTTCTGCTCCATAATTGATGATAGAGCcaacaaaggcatcaaacaattgaCAAAGAGTGCTAGGCTTCAAAGCATAGTCCTGACATTTACAAAGTAAAACATTCATGGCCTTTAGCCCTTTACCAACTAAATAGTCTTGATTAAGATTAAAACTACCAGTATAATTTAGAACAACTCCTAAATAGTTAAAATCACTAACAACTTCTATTGGCTGACTATTGTAGGTCCACTTCTTTGAGGTCAGTAATCCACCTCGCTTACGAAAACCCATAATTTTGGTCTTATTTATGTTAACCTGCAATCCCCAATTATTGCAGTAAGTGTACAAATGGTCTAAATGGCTCTGAATTTCTGTTGGATttttacctataatagccatGTCGTCAGCAAACAAAAGTAATACAATCATAACATCATCTAAATTTATGCCTGCATTAATATCATCTTGGATGTAAAGTTCCAAGTCCTCAACAAAGAGAGAAAATAGCAAaggggacattacctccccttgaggCAAGCCTACTGAGTATGAGAAATAAtcagaaaatgaagaaaatgactTGACACATGATTTAACAGTGTTATACATATCTCTAACAACTCGTAAAACTTTACCCTGAATTCCcgatttatatattttcaacCAAGGaccgtttctataaatagaatcaaaacatttcaacatatCGGCAAAATAGCATACCGacgtttattttcaaacatatagTTCTGAACTAATTACTGAAGTATAAATATTGCATCTGCAGTTGAACGTCCTTTtcgaaatccgaattgggcgtccgaaataaTGTTATATTCATTGCAGACATTTTCAACTCTATTATTTATAACTGAGGTAAACAGTTTAGAAAGACAGCTGTGTAATAAAGTGTAATACCTCTGTAGTTGTTTACATCTCACTCAGAGCCCTTTTTGTGTAATGgaacaataaaaaaagtaattaaacatATCACTCAAAGGCAAAGCTAAAATGTCAATAGATTCTATAAAGTATTCATTCAACAAATTATCAAGTCCATGGGCTTTGTTCCGCTTGAGTAGTTTAACGGCTTAAACAATTTATTCGACAGAGATAGGTCTTTCTAGCTTCGGATAAGCGTTATTTGGCAAATCAAAATtgttatgttcattaaaaaatctTAGATTCatcattttcacaattaaaatgattTCCGCCTAAATTTTTAAAAAAGTCGCGAAAAGCATCTAAAGGTATATTTCCAGATTTATttatagtttttgttctaaagTGTATCCAAAAATCTCTCGGTTTTTTTCTTCGAAGATCCTCAATCACATTCATTTTCTTTTTGTAACTTGCGTTTTTCTTTTTACGAATATATCATAAATACCAGAGCAAAAATGCACCCGTAAATTGACATCCCACTTAAATTTAATCTCTTCGTGGTcaagtatagtagta containing:
- the LOC127842949 gene encoding calcium-binding protein P-like, encoding MFSALLVFLASCCGAAMSQWNPYGNWNSYRPVKPPINQYNSWPPKPNQPQQPQQPQQPPQPPRYPQPSYPAYPPQQSYPAYPPKQSYPTYPPKQSYPAYPPKQSYPTNPPYNPCDAVYCRPIYCNYGQYTPQGECCPQCNPGTYLPEKWSWKGNNVVGDQEKYVGEGNNVGEQRNDVDGNENIVGGQSNAVGGKGNDVGEQKNAVGGSGNTVGWQGNNVGG